The genomic stretch TTTTGGTTGTTCTTGGCAAAGAAGGGATTTCCATTGGCCAGTGTGGGAAAATGGAATGTTCCTTTCTCCTCAAGAGGATGGTTTGCGACCTGTGGAAGGacaaaattgtaaccattaaaagAATGTTTTATCCATTTGGTGGCAATCACATCATTGAAGTTTATTAAAGGAAAAGAATTTAAAGCAGAACTCGTTTTGAACTTTGACTTCGACTGACTCGCATGtgcttatttaattcatttttactaTCTCTTTAGTGTCCACCTCTGAAACTCAGGACTTCCTCAAAAATATAtcgttttttttctttacatatgGTAAGATCCTGAAAATGTTGGTTCCCCACAAAGAATTCTGATTGATGGTAGAGTTGAGATAACCCAACCTTTTAAAAAAAGCCTTGGATGTTTGAGGACACTATGAGCCTGGGGTGAGAACAGGGTATAGTTCAGCGATTCTCAACACACTTCAAGACTCAATCTAAAAATAGAGAGTGGGCACACACCTGGTGCTTTGATCATTGAGCTAGAGCGCAGTAGTTTGAAGCTATAATTATACCATGGATTACAATGGTAAAGTTTACCTGTGTCTGGCTGTTGCATGAGAGATACTGCTGAGCAAGTAGGTTTTCTGGCGTTAACCCAAGTGGGACTTGACAGGCCATGGGGCTGATGTTGGTGTCCTCTTGTGGGATAGCCGACGAGCCCACGATTGACTCGCTTGGACCTCTTTGGTAGTAGCAGGAAGCTTGTGTAGGACTCTGGTTAATCAGTCCTTTAACCCTCTGGCAGGATGGCACTGAAGATCCCGGAGCTGCAGAACCATAATGCATCCCATTCACCGAGGGTTGAGGAGTGCTTGTGAACATGCAGCTGTTGGTGCTCTGATGAAGGCTGTTGTTGATGATCTCTCCTTGCTGAGGATAGATGCCATTTGCAGTTGTTTGGGGCAGGAAACCAGACGCAAatccttgtgtgtttgtgtgcggcaGCAGTTCTGCAATCAAGTCTGTCACTTCACCCATGAAGCCCGTCATATTCTGTTGCCCACTGGAAAACGGTTTGGAGACCTGTTGAGGGGTAGGCTGGGATTGCTGCCAGCCAGGCAGTCCAGGATTGGCAGCGTTCTGAGTGTGAAGAGAAAACTGTCCTTGTAGTTGGGTAGTTGGGCCGGAGTGCAGTCCTGCATCTTGTACGCCTGAAACGTTTCGGGTGCAAGAGTTCAGCAGGTTATCGGACACCCACTGAGGGTTCTGATTGATTGACTGTTGTTGAGGAAGGGGATTCTGGCTGTGGAAGCCCATTGGCTGGGCAGAAGTGCCCTGCAATAGAGGACTTTGAAGATTGAGAGTCATTGCGTTATGATGGGGCTGGTTTCCGCTCTGAAGGGTTGTCTGGCCACATGGAATCAATCCGTTCTCTTGCATGGCACCTTGCAGACCAAGCCCAGCTTGGGTCAGCTGTTGACTCTGCAGGGCAAGAGAAGGATTAAACATAATGTTATTATTGCTGGGCATCTTCTGGGTTGTCTGTTCCAGTCCAAATGACTGGACAAATGTTTCACCAAGTAGCATCTGTTGCCCCATATGGTTGAGCTTCACCATCCCATTTCCAGGGCTACTGGCATCCAATCCATCTTGGATGTTCATTCCGATGAAACCACCCCGACCTGGGGATCCATCAAGCATATCTGCCTGGCAGATGAATTCCTGGTTAGCAGCTAAGTTATTCTGTAACTCCATCTCTGGAAGACACTCAGGCGCCTCAACAAATGGTCCCTGGCTCTTGAGGTGTTCAGGCAACTGAACGCCATTTTCCTTAAAAAGTGCATCCTCAACAAAAGAGAGGATGTCATTGGTGATGATTTCATTTAATTCCGTATCGTTGTTGTAGTGGAACTTGCTTAGAGCACTCTCCCACTCCTTCAGGACAGAGTCATCCACATCAAATCCCTGAAGGCCGCAGATACTGCTGTCCCCAATAATCTGTTGCAAGGTTTCCATCATGTCCTTTACCACACCTTCCTCTTTTACCTCAGCCACAGTGCTTGGGGCTGACGGCTGCCAGGTGTTCCCAGGGACACTGAGCAGGGCGTGGCTATCCCTGAAAGCCTTGTCAAGAGTAAACTGGGAATTGGGCCCATTTTTTGGGTCGTAGACAGAAGGTTCTTGATTCAGCATGCAGCCGAGAAGAGAATCTGGGTCCAGAGATGGAGGTTTGTGCATCTTCTGGCCTTTGCTCTGATTTTGAATGTCAGCGATGTCCAGTGTGGGTTCAGTCTCATACAAGACGCCCTCACCAGTGGCGCAGTTAAAGGGTAGCTGCAGCTTTCTTTGACGGAGGTGCTCCTCACCCTCTTCATTCCTAcaacatacatatattatatcaATGAGAGATTCAAAGAGATTAGAGCAAcaacagcatttttaaaatgttggttTAACTCACGTTAGTGCTCTTTGTCGAGCAATAATGAAGTCTGGTCTTCCTCCTTTATAAACAAGCCTAGCATTAGCCTGCACCCAGATCCATATTCCTTCTTTCGAGAGAAGTCTGAAGACTGTTAAACCACTCTCTCCAGTCTTTatcactatgaaaaaaaagagtaaaagaaagaaatacatttaaaaggaaATTCTACGGAAATCAAACTGCTAGTCTTATGGAGTTCATAGAAAACAAAAGTTGAATTTCAAAGGATGGACTTGGCTTTGACTTAACATGAAATATCTGGTTAATGTCTGGTATAACTCACTTCTTATATGGTTGTCAGCACAGTACATCATGTCAGCAGCATGAATGAACTGATAGCCAGAGCCTCTCATACACAGCTCAATCTCAGAGTAGCCAAGAACCACCTTTCCTCTGCAAAACGAAAAACAGATGGTAAAAACGTTAATACTATGTTTTCACGACATACCAAAAATGTGCTGGGCCAATCTGAAATCAAAGCTACCTTGTGTCAATGCCCAGAGGTGTAAAGTCCAGCTTGTGTTTGGTTTGGAAAAGAAGAGTCTTGCTCCTGATCTCTAGGATAGAGGGTGGCTGGAGGGGTGTGGCTATGACAAAAAGAGCAAGTTGAGGGTGGGCCAAGGTCCCATCTTCTGCCAACTTGTTTTGTCCATGGAGATATTTCAGCCTCCCCTGGAAGTTCAGGGCCTTGGGGGCAAAGGGAAGTACATGAAAGTCATTTTAACCCCATGAGGGTCTGACACTGAGTGTAAACAATTCCCAGCAGATTTATTTAGACAGCTGTAGCTGTCACTGCAACACTGTGTACACAGAAAATCAAACATCATTGAGTCTAGCTCAAAAGGTTAATCTCAAAATGATTCTAAAACATTGATTCTGGATAGCTGCAATAAAGTCACAATAGACATCAAGGATGTTTACCAGGAAGCCTGATGAGTTGTCAAGGAGGCACCGGAATCGGCAACAGAAACTTCGTTCCAAGAAGGCCGAGTTTTCTGGAGGGATGTGTTGAGGGTTGTAGTTTACCAAGTCTCTGGTGATGTCAGTGCTGTTTTGAATGGCTGGAGACCGATTGGTTGtgccaaagaaaaaacaaaacagtgatGTAATCAGCTTTGAATCACTAACAGTGTTCAACATCCTGGGTTTATACAAGACTCCACTGTATAAATCCAAACGGATCCTCCCGCAGATGTCTTGTTCTCCAAAAACATACTTTCTTGATTCAGTAACAATAACAACAGAAGTCTGCTCATTCACAAAACATTCGAGGCTGGATACTGCAGTAAAAGTTAACAAACAACTTTCCAGGAACTCACTGACCCTACTTGGGCATCGCTGCTAGGGAGAGAGTTGCTACTAACCATCAGATCCTTCGCCGCCATCGCACGAAGTTGGATTGAGAGCGAAGTGTAGTTGCCTTCGAAACATTGCTCTATCGTCTGTATGGATGAGCTCGAATACACTCTGATGGACCACATCCGACTATGAAGACAGTGAGAGAAGATGTTACAAAAAATGTTCACTGGACATGTCCTTCATCCTGCATGCCCTTATAATTATTATACTATGATGACGGGTTTTCCACTGCCACATTCAAGTTCTGTTGTAATTGTTTATGCCAACCAATTCCTCACTGCATGCTGGGCAAAAAGGGGTTTATTTTTGGTTTTCTGATGACAAGAAGACTAGAGGTTACAAAATGAATCTACTTGTCCATAATTCTCAAAAGCATAGTCTCATGGAAAATTTAGATTGCAACCCTCTTACACACCTAACTGCAATCGTTTTAACATATAACTTGTTCGAAGAGCAACTGATTGGACAGCAAAGGAAAAGTTAAGTCTCCTGTGGCTCAGACTTGATTAAGTATGCATTAAAATCATCACATTTGTTTCCAAGTGTAAGAGGAGATCACGTTAGGCTGTGTTTACTGTATCAAAATGTAGATGCTTCTCTCTAGAGGCTTGGCATAGTAACTGCAGCTTGTCTTGCATTTTCCCTCTCGTCTGTTTCCCCccaattttctctctctcctcagcaGGCCAGTGAAAACAAAGTGTTCAGTGCGAACAAGTGTCTGTGTGcgctaattgctgcaggctggaCGATGTGGGATGAAAACCAGACAAGGTCCAGAAACCATTCATGATAACTTATGccaacaaacacacatttaaaggTTAATGAGGACACACAGGCAAGGGAGCAGAAAGAACAGATACATATTAATTGCTCTAAAATAGGTCtctgatatatttaaacatatCTTTGTGAAAATACATCTATACAGTAAGTATACACAGATGGATTTAACGGGGGACTACGTGATAGGAAAAAGTAATTAGAAATATGTGAATAGTTATTAGCGACCTAAGTCACAACAGGTGTTCAGACCGCTGTGGCAGTGGGTCTACATGTATATGTGCAGGTGGTGCACGCCTGCCTATCAGCGTAAAAGCGGCAACCATGACTCGCATTACATGCTAGAGAGGCAACGTCACACTCCATTGAAATTGATTTAGCTAGGAACAACAGGTACGCAATAACAAGCACACCATAAAACACCACAGTTCTTATTTACATATCATAtaggtgcatatatatatatatatatatatatatatatatataatacacacattcTTTTGGTATGTACATACTGTGcgtattttattatttgtgtttgcTTTGAGTAAGAATGCATATTTGAGTTTGTCAGCTATAGCAATGCAATGGCTATTGTATATGTGATCTATACATGCAGTCTATACATAATacaacaggaacacacacacacacacacacgttctctcACATAACTGGCTGTGGTTCACACACGGACGAACAGGTTTTGCAAGTTCTTTAATGAAGTATCCAAACATTCAATTTGCCTCTCTTTGATGTCCTTTTTCCGAGCTTCTCCtcttttataaacaaaacaaagttcTGTCCGATATATACATCACAGGctgccggggggggggggggggggggagagaaaAAACACCTCTTCGCAAGGCATTTGCAAATATAAGCTTACATGAATTTGAATAAGCCTTCCAAACAGGACAAGGAAGAAAAGCGATGTTCCAAACAAAATAGATTAGTTTAACTATTAGAAATCCTCACTGACGCCACAGTTGTTTAACAGTAAACGACCACATTTTATATAAGTAATCGAACCCAGCACTTCGGTTAGCTCTTCTTGGGGCTCACTGTATTATCCTGACGATAAGAGAAATTCATGACCGTAGGATACACAAAAGCTATTCATCTTCCCTCCAGGGAGAGAAAAGTCACGAACCAACAAACGAGTGTCGAATGATACAAACGTTTCCAGGAGAATGACTCATCCATAGCTTAGACAACTAGGGTGGATTGATCAATTGTTAATAACATAGAACTGGTATATGAATATCTGTTTTTCTTGGTAAACagtacaaagaaacaaacaaataacaaaacaaaggACCATAAAGTCACCACCAGCAATATTTGCGATGATTATGAACGTTCTAACATATGATAACATAAATTAAGCAGTACTTTCAACATGGAAAGTTTTAACGCAAACTCACCTGATGGAAGCCCAAGTAGTCCTGTATAGTTGGAGATGCATAAAACACATAACCTTCAGCGGTGACCACCAGCACAAAGCCACTGAGGGCCTGGAAACGAAATGAGATAGAATTGAGACTAAAACTAAAGGTTTGTGGTTGGAATAGTTAATACACAAAAAAACAGACATGTTCGTTTTGGTTTGTTTTACGCTAAACACTGCGGCTGGGATTGTGAGTGGAAGACTGTAAAAGGGTGGGGATAATGGGGCCATTTTTCTccttttacatctttttttttttcagtaaacattCCATGTAATTAGCCAGGCTTTTGTTAAGGTGTTGAACATGACAACAGACAGGGGGTGAATATCGCCGCTAGTCACGCACAGGAACCAGCAGCCCTCAAACAATGGAGAGAAAGCGCGAGAGACGGAGCCTGAGATATGGCTGAAAAAGAAACTCGCACTATTTGGAGGTGGGAAGTAACATGTGATATAGTTTACAGAGAAAAGATAACATTGCTCAACAGTGGAGAATGTCGATTGCTCAAACTTCATTCCTTTTTACAGAGCGTGACAAGAGCTACAATAAACATAATGTCAACCCAAATTAATTTCATGAGTTTACGGCATGGAAGCTGCTGTGTATTGTTGGAGCGGGTATGGATGGTCTTCATGCCGGTTGTTTTAATAATCATCTTTCCAGGGAATCAGGAAGCATTTACACTTTTACCTTCTATGCTCACACACAAGCATAATGGGAAATTACCGACCTCTTTGCACAGCCCAGAGTGACAGTTTGCATAAATGAATAGGAGATTGAGTAAATGAGGATGTACAGAAGTGAGGGAATATTTAGAAGGCAGACAGATGCTTGGCCACGTCTTTTCTTGAACAGATTTAATACCCTTGCATACTGCCAAGTGATCTGACCTTAGACTAAATAATGGGAAAATGGAAAGAAATCCAAGCAGACGATTGTTATCACACAAACCAGGACATTTTAGGTGGGAAATGAGGTATAAAGTATATATAGAATGTGTAGATATAGTGTGGTAAACAAGTGGGATGTCAGGATAATGATTGCTGGGAATTCACTAAGAATGAGATCAAGGGATTGGTGTGTTTCCATGTGTATCACCTGCAACAGCAGTTCCCCTTCTGAGAAACTGACTCCATCCAGACTGGTCGTTGACTGTCCGTTTCCTCCAAATGTCCCTGACCGGTCAATTAGCCATCCATTTCCTCCTGTCTTTTTGATTTTTGCtaaagacgagagagagagagagagagagagagagagagagagagagagagagagagagagagagaagaaaaagagtATGGTTACCACCATGAACGTCATTCTATTCCAGTTTAATATAAGATTTAAACCATTGGGTTAGAAATGGTTTAGCAATAATACCAAATATTCCATTACAAGGAATGAGGACAGGCAAAAAGcacattacaataaaataactTTACCCGATTTTTACCAaagattttacaaaaatgtaaaagtaatgttGGCagctgttatttattattaaagctgcaCCTTTTTGCTACAAAACCTAAGAAAAGATCACATGGCCAAGAAGCAAGTCACTTCATTTGCACTGTTTATTCTGAAGAACTAGTACTAACATGATCAATGTGACGTCCGTTTTACTGCCACTTATCTTATTTAGCAGCattgaatgtgtgtttttggATAGAGAGAGCATTCACAAAGATTACGGTCGATTAGGACTGTTTGTGTACGCACACGTCATCAACAGTTTTCTATCCAGATGTCttgaactttgtttttttttattacttgtcTTCTTGTATTTGTCAAGCAAAAATGTGTTTGAAAACAAGGGCAATTATAGTCACATTTACAAGCTGCTAGTCAATGAAACAAACTGTTTATTAGCTTAaggattattttgtttatttcgcCCTTTGGTTACACGAGTTACAACTTCAATTTTTTGTCCAAGCAACAACTACAAATAATCTGCAAACGTGTTACATCAATAGGGACCCACTGACGTAAAATTCTGTGCTAAAATCTAAAGTACACTGAAATACAACACTTAGATTTAAAGTTCGCCTTACATTTAATGTCACAGGTCATTGTGAGGCAAAACTGGATGTAAATGTGaagtaaattataatataaactgAAGTAAAGTCAGAGGTAATATTTTTGGTAAACTGAGGTAAAATGTGAGGCAGGCTCAAAGGTAAACATTCAAGGTAAAATGTGAAGTAAAGTAATgcaaaatcagaggtaaaatttGAGGCGAATTGGGGTAAAATACGAGGCACGTATAGGAGGTAAATGTGAACTAAAGTTTGAGAATAAATGGTAAACATGGTAAACTCTGAAGTAAAAAAGCAAGACAAACTCAGGTTAATCTGTGACCTAAAgtaaaatatgagacaaaacatCAGAGGTAGATGTGAAATATAGCTTGAGATTAAATAAGGTAAAAATTGTGGtaaaatttgttaaaatataaGGCACAAACCTGAGGTAAAGTTTGAGACCAAATTAAGTAAAATATCAGATGTAAAATCATCACTcttatgttaaagggttagttcacccgagaagcatcctaggtgtatgtgactttcctgtttcagaataatcaaatcaaagttatattaaaaattgtctttccaagcctttcaatgggtgTTTGtagtcaacagttcagaagatgtgaaataaagtgtgcacatTTGTAATAAAACGCCCCTCACATGGCTCccggggtgaataaaggcccctaGTAGttagtttttgtaaaataaatatccagatttcaaatgcaataaacactttttttctcacttctgctgactgtgggacGCGGAAAACGTGCAGGTGGAAGATGGAAGACGTATGCGTTGCGCGCGcacctctgggaaatgtaggagcaaaggaaacaagGTTTGCTttctttagcaaaggaaaaccagtctcctcttggcttatttcaAAATCCTCCGAAGTTTTTCTTTACTAATCctcgttttgtgcttctaattcgcGACCAgcgaatttgttttgttttgttctctctccgcgCTTACAAACTACAACATCCGCCTGCACGTCTTCCGTTTCCCCACAgccagcagaagtgagaaaaaaagtgtttattacatttgaaatctggatatttatcttacaaaaacggaTTCGTTACGGGGGACCTTAATTCAACTTAAAAGAtgcgcgcactttatttcacgtcttctgaacggttgacaacaaacacccgttTACCCCATTGAAAGgattggaagagcaaggacaatttttaatataacttagattggattattctgaaagaagaaagtcacatacacctaggatgcatCGAGGGCGAGTAGAA from Carassius gibelio isolate Cgi1373 ecotype wild population from Czech Republic chromosome A22, carGib1.2-hapl.c, whole genome shotgun sequence encodes the following:
- the LOC127942716 gene encoding aryl hydrocarbon receptor-like; translated protein: MSGGIGIYAVKKRKKPVQKIPKPPPPDGVKSNPSKRHRDRLNGELDKLTSLLPFSEDVRARLDKLSVLRLSVGYLKVKSFFNAKIKKTGGNGWLIDRSGTFGGNGQSTTSLDGVSFSEGELLLQALSGFVLVVTAEGYVFYASPTIQDYLGFHQSDVVHQSVFELIHTDDRAMFRRQLHFALNPTSCDGGEGSDAIQNSTDITRDLVNYNPQHIPPENSAFLERSFCCRFRCLLDNSSGFLALNFQGRLKYLHGQNKLAEDGTLAHPQLALFVIATPLQPPSILEIRSKTLLFQTKHKLDFTPLGIDTRGKVVLGYSEIELCMRGSGYQFIHAADMMYCADNHIRMIKTGESGLTVFRLLSKEGIWIWVQANARLVYKGGRPDFIIARQRALTNEEGEEHLRQRKLQLPFNCATGEGVLYETEPTLDIADIQNQSKGQKMHKPPSLDPDSLLGCMLNQEPSVYDPKNGPNSQFTLDKAFRDSHALLSVPGNTWQPSAPSTVAEVKEEGVVKDMMETLQQIIGDSSICGLQGFDVDDSVLKEWESALSKFHYNNDTELNEIITNDILSFVEDALFKENGVQLPEHLKSQGPFVEAPECLPEMELQNNLAANQEFICQADMLDGSPGRGGFIGMNIQDGLDASSPGNGMVKLNHMGQQMLLGETFVQSFGLEQTTQKMPSNNNIMFNPSLALQSQQLTQAGLGLQGAMQENGLIPCGQTTLQSGNQPHHNAMTLNLQSPLLQGTSAQPMGFHSQNPLPQQQSINQNPQWVSDNLLNSCTRNVSGVQDAGLHSGPTTQLQGQFSLHTQNAANPGLPGWQQSQPTPQQVSKPFSSGQQNMTGFMGEVTDLIAELLPHTNTQGFASGFLPQTTANGIYPQQGEIINNSLHQSTNSCMFTSTPQPSVNGMHYGSAAPGSSVPSCQRVKGLINQSPTQASCYYQRGPSESIVGSSAIPQEDTNISPMACQVPLGLTPENLLAQQYLSCNSQTQVANHPLEEKGTFHFPTLANGNPFFAKNNQNNCCDY